One window of Ziziphus jujuba cultivar Dongzao chromosome 5, ASM3175591v1 genomic DNA carries:
- the LOC107406206 gene encoding psbP domain-containing protein 5, chloroplastic isoform X2, whose translation MVVLSPSLSLFSSNQFLRSPNLLFFRNQPRTMMNHKNRRLHDMFQPCSTSSSNPTSQNGFVRRDLMLFGLSSLALVLFPSSGSIAEEDIKMASLVDEINSYSYLYPVELPSKKFLFKWVESRKPERYSSAAPLSPDARLRIVSERVDIIDNLIISVSIGPPNSVFIKSQDKKAWTAKDVADSVLSDKSALRVTSSQRMTESSLLDAHSSEIDGEPYWYYEYLVRKSPTKTAQESNLYRHYVASTAERDDGALIEKNRVFFPPSTSDRKLCSAV comes from the exons ATGGTTGTTCTCTCTCCCTCCCTTTCTCTCTTCTCATCCAACCAATTTCTTCGTTCTCCAAACCTCCTTTTCTTCAG GAACCAACCCAGAACTATGATGAACCACAAGAATCGTAGACTACATGATATGTTTCAACCATGCTCAACTTCTTCTTCAAATCCCACTTCACAAAATGGGTTTGTCAGAAGGGATTTAATGCTCTTTGGCCTTTCTTCTTTAGCATTAGTACTTTTCCCATCTTCAG GTTCTATTGCAGAGGAAGATATAAAAATGGCTTCTTTGGTTGATGaaataaattcttattcttatctCTATCCCGTGGAGTTACCATCCAAGAAGTTCCTCTTCAAATG GGTGGAATCTAGAAAGCCAGAACGCTATTCATCAGCTGCACCACTATCTC CTGATGCACGTCTCCGCATTGTGTCTGAACGTGTGGACATTATTGATAATCTGATTATTTCTGTGTCG ATAGGTCCCCCGAATTCAGTGTTTATAAAGTCACAGGACAAGAAAGCATGGACTGCAAAAGATGTTGCTGATTCTGTTTTGTCTGATAAGTCTGCACTG CGTGTCACCTCAAGTCAACGCATGACTGAAAGTTCACTTCTTGATGCACATTCTAGTGAA ATTGATGGTGAGCCATATTGGTATTATGAGTACCTTGTTCGCAAGTCACCAACAAAAACT GCTCAAGAATCTAACCTTTACCGGCATTATGTTGCTTCAACAGCTGAGCGAGATG ATGGGGCCCTTATTGAAAAAAACCGTGTCTTCTTTCCGCCTTCTACCTCCGACAGAAAACTATGTTCCGCCGTATAA
- the LOC107406206 gene encoding psbP domain-containing protein 5, chloroplastic isoform X1, whose amino-acid sequence MVVLSPSLSLFSSNQFLRSPNLLFFRNQPRTMMNHKNRRLHDMFQPCSTSSSNPTSQNGFVRRDLMLFGLSSLALVLFPSSGSIAEEDIKMASLVDEINSYSYLYPVELPSKKFLFKWVESRKPERYSSAAPLSPDARLRIVSERVDIIDNLIISVSIGPPNSVFIKSQDKKAWTAKDVADSVLSDKSALRVTSSQRMTESSLLDAHSSEIDGEPYWYYEYLVRKSPTKTAQESNLYRHYVASTAERDGYLYSLNASTLNKQWNTMGPLLKKTVSSFRLLPPTENYVPPYKDPWRFW is encoded by the exons ATGGTTGTTCTCTCTCCCTCCCTTTCTCTCTTCTCATCCAACCAATTTCTTCGTTCTCCAAACCTCCTTTTCTTCAG GAACCAACCCAGAACTATGATGAACCACAAGAATCGTAGACTACATGATATGTTTCAACCATGCTCAACTTCTTCTTCAAATCCCACTTCACAAAATGGGTTTGTCAGAAGGGATTTAATGCTCTTTGGCCTTTCTTCTTTAGCATTAGTACTTTTCCCATCTTCAG GTTCTATTGCAGAGGAAGATATAAAAATGGCTTCTTTGGTTGATGaaataaattcttattcttatctCTATCCCGTGGAGTTACCATCCAAGAAGTTCCTCTTCAAATG GGTGGAATCTAGAAAGCCAGAACGCTATTCATCAGCTGCACCACTATCTC CTGATGCACGTCTCCGCATTGTGTCTGAACGTGTGGACATTATTGATAATCTGATTATTTCTGTGTCG ATAGGTCCCCCGAATTCAGTGTTTATAAAGTCACAGGACAAGAAAGCATGGACTGCAAAAGATGTTGCTGATTCTGTTTTGTCTGATAAGTCTGCACTG CGTGTCACCTCAAGTCAACGCATGACTGAAAGTTCACTTCTTGATGCACATTCTAGTGAA ATTGATGGTGAGCCATATTGGTATTATGAGTACCTTGTTCGCAAGTCACCAACAAAAACT GCTCAAGAATCTAACCTTTACCGGCATTATGTTGCTTCAACAGCTGAGCGAGATG GTTATTTATACTCTCTAAATGCTTCAACCCTCAACAAGCAGTGGAACAca ATGGGGCCCTTATTGAAAAAAACCGTGTCTTCTTTCCGCCTTCTACCTCCGACAGAAAACTATGTTCCGCCGTATAAGGATCCATGGAGATTTTGGTGA